One Dokdonia sp. Dokd-P16 genomic window carries:
- a CDS encoding ExbD/TolR family protein, giving the protein MRRRTTPEVNAGSMADIAFLLLIFFLVTTTIEKDKGIARQLPPAIQDKPQVLIKNKNLFEIIVNADNMLLVENERVPLEDLRQLTIDFLDNGGIPLGQDEYCDYCKGSRDLLSSDNPQKAVISISPDRLTNYDTYIKVQNEISSAYEFLRNREAQRLFAIDFTATDKAIKNGTYKGDVLKRTAQLKQVRTMFPMLISEAETSKELRI; this is encoded by the coding sequence ATGAGAAGACGCACTACTCCCGAAGTAAATGCAGGATCCATGGCAGACATTGCCTTCCTCTTGCTTATTTTTTTCTTGGTTACCACAACTATAGAAAAAGATAAAGGCATCGCACGGCAACTCCCGCCAGCGATTCAAGACAAACCTCAAGTTCTTATTAAGAACAAGAATCTTTTTGAAATCATTGTCAACGCAGATAATATGCTGCTGGTAGAAAATGAACGTGTACCGCTTGAAGATTTAAGACAATTAACCATTGACTTTCTTGATAATGGCGGTATCCCGTTAGGTCAAGATGAATATTGTGATTATTGTAAAGGCAGCAGAGATCTACTCTCTTCAGATAATCCTCAGAAAGCTGTAATTTCTATTTCGCCAGATAGACTTACAAACTACGATACGTATATCAAGGTACAGAATGAGATTTCAAGTGCTTATGAGTTTTTGAGAAATAGAGAAGCACAACGATTATTTGCGATTGACTTTACAGCTACAGATAAGGCTATAAAGAATGGCACCTACAAAGGAGATGTGTTAAAAAGAACAGCTCAATTAAAACAAGTGCGAACTATGTTCCCAATGCTTATCTCAGAAGCAGAGACTTCAAAAGAACTGAGAATTTAA
- a CDS encoding putative DNA modification/repair radical SAM protein, translating to MNFERIKEKLNILADAAKYDVSCSSSGSKRANKNKGLGDSSGMGICHTYTEDGRCVSLLKILLTNHCIFDCAYCVTRKSNDVKRAAFKVQEVVDLTINFYRRNYIEGLFLSSGIFKNADYTMERLVLVAKKLRLEENFNGYIHLKSIPGASDELMREAGLYADRLSVNIEIPTEQGLKLLAPDKKREDFIKPMRKVKNEIIQYKSEKKLIKSTPIYAPAGQSTQMIIGATGETDAQIMYTSAYFYKEFQMKRVYYSGYIPISHDERLPSIGTDVPMLRENRLYQTDWLLRFYGFSIQELLNKEHPNLETDIDPKLSWALRNLQHFPVDVNHADRRLLARIPGVGMRSVDKIINARRYRKLSWEHLKAIGISMNRAQYFLVCASSQFETKDRTAAQLKSLIMGTSSSKWRGAYNSQLNLFESNANVTVS from the coding sequence ATGAATTTTGAACGTATTAAAGAAAAGCTCAACATCCTCGCAGATGCTGCAAAATATGATGTCTCTTGCTCTTCTAGCGGAAGTAAGCGTGCAAATAAAAATAAAGGATTAGGAGATTCTAGTGGGATGGGAATCTGCCACACCTATACAGAAGATGGACGATGTGTATCATTATTGAAAATCTTACTTACTAATCATTGCATTTTTGACTGTGCCTATTGCGTGACTCGTAAAAGTAATGATGTAAAACGAGCCGCTTTTAAAGTACAAGAGGTGGTGGATCTTACGATCAATTTCTACCGTAGAAATTATATTGAGGGCCTATTTTTAAGTAGTGGTATTTTTAAAAATGCCGACTATACCATGGAGCGCCTTGTTCTTGTTGCCAAGAAACTACGCCTTGAAGAAAATTTTAATGGGTATATCCATCTCAAATCTATTCCTGGAGCGAGCGACGAATTAATGAGAGAAGCAGGACTTTATGCCGACAGACTTTCTGTGAATATTGAAATACCCACGGAGCAAGGTCTTAAACTACTTGCTCCAGATAAAAAACGCGAAGACTTTATCAAACCTATGCGCAAAGTAAAGAATGAGATCATTCAATACAAAAGCGAGAAGAAGCTTATAAAAAGCACTCCTATATATGCACCTGCTGGGCAAAGTACACAAATGATCATAGGCGCCACGGGTGAGACAGATGCTCAGATTATGTACACAAGTGCATACTTTTATAAAGAATTCCAAATGAAAAGGGTGTACTACTCTGGATACATCCCTATAAGTCATGACGAGCGATTGCCTTCTATAGGTACAGATGTGCCTATGTTACGAGAAAATAGGTTGTATCAAACAGACTGGTTATTGCGTTTTTATGGATTTAGCATACAAGAGTTGCTCAACAAAGAGCATCCTAATCTTGAAACAGATATCGACCCAAAATTAAGTTGGGCACTACGCAACTTACAGCACTTCCCTGTAGATGTAAATCATGCAGACCGCAGATTACTTGCTCGTATTCCTGGTGTAGGAATGCGCTCTGTAGATAAAATTATCAATGCACGTAGATATAGAAAACTAAGCTGGGAGCATCTCAAAGCCATAGGCATCTCAATGAATCGTGCTCAGTATTTTCTCGTTTGCGCTTCTTCACAATTTGAAACAAAAGACCGCACCGCTGCACAACTTAAAAGCTTAATCATGGGAACCTCTTCTAGTAAATGGCGAGGTGCTTACAACAGCCAGCTTAACCTTTTTGAATCTAACGCAAATGTAACTGTGTCGTAA
- a CDS encoding pseudouridine synthase, giving the protein MSRGADNRGKGKPSGRSGAGGKQKSGSRGTQPVRKQANKPVGKPKDKAFDAPKKQAPRKKDDGTMRLNKYIANSGICSRREADMYISIGQVTVNGKVVNEMGYQVKLEDDVRFDGRRINPEAKAYVLLNKPKGFATTTSNDKGNTVMDLVAGSTKSRIQPIGRLGRNAMGLLLFTNDDELVQKFTNSKKGVDKLYHVELSNNLKGADIERINEGLKIDGKTITVDEISYVDGAPKKEVGLRIRNTGNSVIRTIFEHLNYEVVRVDCVTIAGLTKKDLPRGHWRHLTKQEVVNLKNG; this is encoded by the coding sequence ATGAGCAGAGGAGCAGATAATAGAGGAAAAGGAAAACCATCTGGGCGTAGTGGCGCTGGCGGAAAGCAAAAGAGTGGTTCTAGAGGGACACAACCCGTGCGTAAACAAGCGAATAAACCAGTAGGAAAACCTAAGGATAAAGCCTTTGATGCACCAAAAAAACAAGCGCCTAGAAAGAAGGATGATGGAACGATGCGCCTTAATAAGTATATAGCAAACTCAGGGATATGTTCTCGTCGTGAGGCAGATATGTATATCTCTATAGGTCAGGTTACCGTAAATGGTAAGGTGGTTAATGAGATGGGTTACCAAGTAAAACTAGAGGATGATGTTCGTTTTGATGGACGTCGTATCAATCCTGAGGCAAAAGCATATGTATTGCTTAACAAGCCTAAAGGCTTTGCAACTACAACAAGTAATGATAAAGGAAATACCGTAATGGATCTCGTAGCAGGTTCTACTAAATCTCGTATTCAACCTATAGGAAGATTAGGCCGTAATGCGATGGGATTATTACTTTTTACTAATGATGATGAGCTTGTACAGAAATTTACAAATTCTAAAAAAGGAGTAGATAAGTTATACCACGTAGAGCTTTCTAACAACTTGAAAGGTGCAGATATTGAGCGAATCAATGAGGGTCTTAAGATCGATGGCAAAACAATTACCGTAGATGAGATAAGCTATGTAGATGGAGCGCCTAAAAAGGAAGTAGGTCTTCGTATTAGAAATACTGGTAACAGTGTGATACGTACTATTTTTGAACACCTTAACTACGAGGTGGTACGTGTAGATTGTGTTACAATAGCGGGACTTACAAAGAAAGATTTACCTAGAGGTCACTGGAGACACTTAACAAAACAAGAGGTTGTAAATCTCAAAAACGGATAG
- a CDS encoding lipid-A-disaccharide synthase N-terminal domain-containing protein: protein MDSLSLLAVLAQLLFGGRMLSQWLLSEKRKKVVTPLTFWWLSLSGSFVLFIYGYFRTDFPLMLGQVLGYIIYIRNLQIQNQWKLLPKWSQFLIIAIPVGIIAYGWNNGKFDLAALFSKEEMSTWLLTLGIVAQVLFTLRFVYQWFHAEKNKEATLPLGFWLFSFTGGLLSLLYFLYRVDYVMVLSYGLGTFIYARNIYLHYKSQKA from the coding sequence GTGGATAGTCTGTCGCTACTTGCCGTACTTGCGCAGCTTCTCTTTGGAGGGCGTATGTTATCGCAGTGGTTGCTTTCAGAAAAAAGGAAAAAAGTAGTAACACCTCTTACATTCTGGTGGCTTAGTCTTTCTGGGTCTTTTGTACTTTTTATTTACGGATATTTCCGTACGGACTTCCCGCTCATGCTGGGTCAGGTGCTGGGTTATATTATTTACATAAGAAATTTACAAATCCAAAATCAATGGAAATTGTTGCCTAAATGGTCTCAGTTTTTAATCATTGCCATTCCTGTTGGGATTATTGCATACGGTTGGAATAATGGAAAATTTGACCTCGCAGCATTATTCTCAAAAGAGGAAATGAGCACTTGGCTGCTTACCCTTGGAATCGTTGCACAAGTCTTGTTTACACTTCGTTTTGTATACCAGTGGTTTCATGCGGAAAAGAATAAAGAAGCAACACTACCTCTTGGGTTCTGGTTGTTTTCATTTACGGGAGGACTACTCTCGTTGCTGTATTTCTTATACCGTGTAGATTATGTAATGGTGCTCTCTTATGGGTTGGGAACCTTTATCTACGCACGCAATATTTATCTTCATTATAAATCTCAAAAGGCTTGA
- a CDS encoding cellulose synthase family protein, whose amino-acid sequence MILETVIIVIYTISLIIIFAYSLSQLNLLFNYLRAQRKKDDAVVFNFKDPAQIPFVTIQLPVYNELYVMERLLDNIALLDYPADKLEIQVLDDSTDESFETTRKHIKRLSDKGLDIKHVTRTDRSGFKAGALKEGLKVAKGEFIAIFDADFLPEPNWLQRTVPYFKDRNIGVVQTRWGHINRDYSLLTKVQAFALDAHFTLEQVGRNSKGHFINFNGTAGLWRKQCIEDAGNWEGDTLTEDLDLSYRAQLKNWKFKYLEDVETPAELPVVISAARSQQFRWNKGGAENFQKMSRKVLTSKTISPKTKLHGLLHLLNSTMFLNVLIVAILSIPMLYIKNEYAHLKPYFYVMSFFVISSVIFFICYWFMFKSIYGGGFKQFLKYTGMFFVFFSIAMGFSLHNSIAVIEGHLGKRSDFIRTPKFNISELKDSWKGNKYLKKNISINVIFEGLLMLYFGFGMYYASVVGDQGGDFGLFPFHLMLFMGFGFVFFKSLTSKA is encoded by the coding sequence ATGATATTAGAAACCGTTATTATTGTTATTTACACGATTTCGCTTATTATCATATTTGCGTATAGCTTATCACAGCTCAACTTACTTTTTAATTACTTGCGTGCACAACGCAAAAAGGATGATGCTGTAGTTTTTAACTTTAAAGATCCAGCACAAATCCCTTTTGTAACCATACAGCTTCCTGTATATAATGAACTGTATGTCATGGAGCGTCTACTAGATAATATTGCGCTCTTAGACTACCCTGCAGATAAGCTTGAAATCCAAGTGCTAGATGATAGTACAGATGAGTCTTTTGAAACCACAAGAAAACACATAAAACGTCTAAGCGATAAAGGACTAGACATTAAGCATGTTACTCGAACAGACCGTTCGGGATTTAAAGCAGGCGCATTAAAGGAAGGACTTAAGGTTGCAAAAGGCGAATTTATTGCCATCTTTGATGCAGATTTTCTTCCAGAACCTAACTGGTTACAACGTACTGTTCCTTACTTTAAGGATCGTAACATAGGCGTCGTACAAACACGCTGGGGACACATAAACAGAGATTACTCCCTACTCACAAAAGTGCAGGCATTTGCACTTGATGCTCACTTTACTCTAGAACAAGTAGGTAGAAATAGTAAAGGACATTTTATAAACTTTAATGGAACTGCTGGCTTATGGCGCAAGCAGTGTATTGAAGATGCTGGAAACTGGGAAGGTGATACCCTTACCGAAGATCTTGACCTAAGCTACCGTGCCCAACTTAAAAACTGGAAATTCAAATACCTAGAGGATGTAGAAACTCCAGCAGAGCTTCCGGTAGTTATTAGTGCTGCTCGCTCTCAACAGTTTCGATGGAATAAAGGTGGAGCAGAGAACTTCCAGAAAATGTCTAGAAAGGTTTTGACTAGCAAAACTATTTCTCCAAAAACAAAACTACACGGCCTTCTACATTTATTAAATAGCACCATGTTTTTAAATGTTCTCATAGTAGCGATATTGAGTATCCCAATGCTCTATATCAAAAATGAATATGCACACCTAAAGCCATACTTTTATGTGATGTCTTTCTTTGTAATTAGTAGTGTGATTTTCTTTATCTGCTATTGGTTTATGTTTAAAAGCATTTATGGTGGAGGATTCAAGCAATTTTTAAAGTATACGGGGATGTTCTTTGTATTTTTTAGTATTGCCATGGGATTCTCACTTCATAATTCTATTGCAGTAATAGAAGGTCACCTAGGTAAACGAAGTGATTTTATACGTACGCCTAAGTTTAACATAAGCGAACTCAAAGACTCTTGGAAAGGTAATAAGTATCTCAAAAAGAATATATCAATCAATGTGATTTTTGAAGGTCTCTTGATGTTGTATTTTGGTTTTGGGATGTATTATGCATCTGTAGTAGGAGATCAAGGTGGAGATTTTGGATTATTTCCTTTTCACCTTATGTTATTCATGGGCTTCGGGTTTGTGTTTTTTAAATCACTTACAAGTAAAGCGTGA
- a CDS encoding mannosyltransferase, with translation MIERLWKYNKTPIALAIVSLVTYYLFAFHLERANTALLLSLYSILFACFYFIVSKGKNDFSLLLFLAVALRLVFIPVIPNLSQDFYRFIWDGRMLVQGFNPYLTTPQSYIEAGNLQIVAHAKQLYEGMGALNGSHFTNYPPVNQLIFAIAGLFSGNSIIGAAIVFRITIILADIGIIIYGKKLLQKLGLPIHNIFWYGLNPFIIIEMTGNLHFESVMLFFVVLSLYLLAQGKWIISAVMIALSISTKLLPLLFLPLFMQYFLTRGDRKTTHFRSSYPWKVRFREITKNLPRLVYFYLIVIGVVILTFLPFLTNEFAENFGASIALWFKKFEFNASIYYIIRYVGYQTIGWNIIADVGPLLPKIVLGFLIVIAFFRNNRSLQATITAILIGISFYFLMSTTVHPWYVATPLLLCVFTRYRFPLVWSATVMLSYSAYGANGFNENLWLVAIEYIIVIVFFIWEVYKPSKIIVMTKTAIEG, from the coding sequence GTGATAGAACGCCTTTGGAAATATAATAAAACTCCTATCGCACTAGCGATTGTTTCCTTAGTTACCTACTACCTCTTTGCTTTTCATCTAGAAAGAGCTAACACCGCACTCCTATTAAGTCTATACAGTATACTTTTTGCTTGCTTTTACTTTATCGTTAGTAAAGGCAAAAATGACTTCTCTTTACTTCTTTTTCTAGCAGTAGCGCTAAGGCTCGTTTTTATACCCGTTATACCAAATCTCTCTCAAGATTTTTATCGCTTTATATGGGATGGGCGGATGCTCGTTCAAGGTTTTAATCCGTATTTAACAACTCCTCAAAGCTATATAGAAGCTGGCAATCTCCAGATTGTAGCGCATGCAAAACAGCTCTATGAGGGAATGGGAGCACTTAACGGAAGTCACTTTACAAATTACCCACCCGTAAACCAACTTATATTTGCAATCGCAGGATTATTCTCTGGCAATAGCATCATTGGTGCCGCCATCGTTTTTAGAATTACCATCATTCTTGCAGACATTGGGATTATTATTTATGGTAAGAAATTGTTACAAAAGTTAGGCTTACCTATTCACAACATCTTCTGGTACGGGCTCAATCCCTTTATCATTATTGAGATGACAGGCAATCTGCATTTTGAGTCTGTCATGTTGTTTTTTGTCGTCTTATCCTTGTATTTACTGGCCCAAGGTAAGTGGATAATAAGTGCTGTGATGATAGCATTATCTATATCTACTAAGTTATTACCACTACTCTTTCTGCCACTTTTCATGCAATACTTCTTAACTCGTGGTGATAGAAAAACAACTCACTTTAGAAGCTCCTACCCATGGAAAGTCCGCTTTCGCGAAATAACAAAAAACCTTCCTCGCCTCGTTTATTTCTATTTGATTGTGATTGGAGTAGTCATATTGACCTTCTTACCATTTCTCACAAATGAGTTCGCCGAAAACTTTGGGGCATCCATTGCGTTATGGTTTAAGAAATTTGAATTTAATGCCAGTATTTATTACATCATCAGATATGTAGGTTATCAAACCATAGGCTGGAACATTATTGCAGATGTAGGACCTTTACTGCCTAAGATTGTATTAGGCTTTCTAATAGTTATAGCCTTCTTTAGAAACAACAGATCATTACAAGCTACCATTACCGCCATACTCATTGGGATTTCCTTTTACTTTTTAATGTCTACCACTGTTCACCCTTGGTATGTAGCTACGCCTCTACTTTTGTGTGTATTCACTCGCTATCGTTTTCCACTGGTTTGGAGTGCTACCGTGATGCTAAGTTACAGTGCGTATGGCGCAAATGGTTTTAATGAAAATTTATGGCTCGTAGCTATAGAGTACATTATTGTAATCGTATTTTTTATCTGGGAAGTTTACAAACCATCTAAAATTATTGTAATGACAAAGACCGCCATTGAGGGCTAA
- a CDS encoding TIGR03915 family putative DNA repair protein: MIDQYIYDGTFEGFLTSVFEVYDRKPTRVKIVSERLVTVNFFDEEHTIYTDQAKSDRVWKGIEDKIGKKAGNLIYKAFLSEQSDREQVLLRIIKKGFKGENVTDNFADIDVLRLTNLVKIVGREKHRMDAFIRFRLTKDNVYFAEVEPDFDTLPLNAIHFKNRYSDQKWLIYDRCRNYGIFYDLKTVNYVQLEISNDINSSLAAPFYFTHDEMHYQDLWKNYFKSTNIPSRKNMRLHLQHVPKRYWKYLSEKQP; the protein is encoded by the coding sequence ATGATAGATCAATACATCTATGATGGAACTTTCGAAGGTTTTCTCACTTCAGTATTTGAGGTTTATGACCGTAAACCTACACGAGTAAAAATTGTAAGCGAGCGACTAGTCACCGTAAATTTCTTTGATGAGGAGCATACAATATATACAGATCAAGCCAAATCTGATCGTGTATGGAAAGGTATTGAAGATAAAATAGGAAAGAAAGCTGGTAATCTCATCTACAAAGCATTTTTAAGTGAGCAATCAGATAGAGAGCAAGTCCTCTTACGAATAATCAAAAAAGGATTTAAAGGTGAAAATGTCACTGATAATTTTGCAGATATCGATGTGTTGAGACTCACCAATTTGGTTAAAATTGTAGGGCGTGAAAAACATAGAATGGATGCCTTTATCAGGTTTAGACTTACTAAGGACAATGTATATTTTGCAGAGGTCGAACCAGATTTTGACACCTTACCTCTTAATGCCATTCACTTTAAAAATAGATATTCAGATCAAAAATGGCTCATCTATGATCGTTGCAGGAATTATGGGATTTTCTATGACCTAAAGACTGTCAACTATGTACAGCTTGAAATCTCAAATGATATTAATAGTAGCCTAGCTGCGCCATTTTACTTCACGCATGATGAAATGCATTATCAAGACTTATGGAAAAACTATTTTAAAAGTACCAATATACCTTCCCGTAAAAATATGAGACTACACTTACAGCATGTACCCAAGAGATACTGGAAGTATTTAAGTGAGAAACAGCCGTAA
- a CDS encoding ArnT family glycosyltransferase, whose translation MITLIEKRPIFTIIIVVGVLLLPFLDVLEVTIMEARNFVTAREMLTDGNWILTTMNGEPRYEKPPLPTWLSAISGAIFGINSVWAMRFPAVLMVMLLGSMIYTLSRKLTLTKRNSLINALVSITSLYVILIVFEAPWDIYAHAFMLTAIYCIFKGLSEDTSRGNISTWLIAAICLGASILSKGPVSLYVLFLPFLIAYLVVYRRETGRRKWLPLTLVLLGGLLLGFSWYGYVRAIDPETFAAIASKETGNWTSYNVRPFYYYWSFFVQSGLWTIPAFISLLYPYLKTRVSNRKAYRFTFLWTIIAVILLSVIPEKKSRYLMPVLIPLAMNVGFYITYLVKRFKELKSRKEIVPVYFNVGLLLLIFIAAPIAFIYLAISHSIAVNVVAVIAFMVVLVVALYIIRALMHKNIYHVFLLIVLAVICTAIGSLSVLKNNLFNDHYSVFNDEVLESSTPLYSFEMGAPEVFWGAEREVVILDSEETVVLDERFHLLLCSDCEAVLSEKFKGYQATFVQDFDFNYNATDSRAYKDRKSGKVYEMIKVGK comes from the coding sequence TTGATCACACTCATAGAAAAGCGACCTATTTTCACAATCATTATCGTGGTTGGAGTTTTATTATTGCCTTTTCTTGATGTGCTAGAAGTAACCATCATGGAAGCTCGCAACTTTGTGACAGCACGAGAAATGCTTACTGATGGTAACTGGATACTCACTACCATGAATGGTGAGCCACGTTATGAAAAACCTCCTTTGCCCACTTGGCTATCGGCAATTTCAGGAGCTATTTTTGGTATAAATAGCGTCTGGGCAATGCGTTTTCCTGCAGTGCTAATGGTGATGTTGCTGGGGAGTATGATATATACGCTTTCGCGAAAGCTGACTCTTACTAAACGCAATAGTCTTATTAATGCACTGGTAAGTATAACTTCATTATATGTTATTCTTATAGTTTTTGAAGCACCATGGGATATATATGCACATGCATTTATGCTCACGGCAATTTATTGCATTTTTAAGGGATTGAGTGAAGATACATCACGCGGGAATATATCGACTTGGCTCATCGCTGCTATATGTCTAGGAGCTTCTATATTGAGTAAGGGTCCTGTTTCTTTATACGTACTGTTCTTGCCATTTCTGATTGCTTATCTCGTAGTCTATAGAAGGGAAACTGGAAGGAGAAAGTGGTTGCCATTAACACTTGTTTTGCTAGGAGGATTATTGCTAGGTTTTAGTTGGTACGGTTATGTACGTGCTATAGATCCGGAAACTTTTGCAGCGATAGCTTCCAAAGAAACAGGAAACTGGACGAGTTATAATGTGAGGCCTTTTTATTATTACTGGAGCTTCTTTGTACAAAGCGGATTGTGGACAATTCCAGCCTTTATAAGTCTATTGTATCCTTATTTGAAGACTAGGGTTTCTAATAGAAAAGCATATCGTTTTACATTTTTGTGGACCATTATCGCTGTCATACTACTTTCTGTTATTCCAGAGAAAAAATCTCGATACCTTATGCCTGTGCTTATACCACTAGCCATGAATGTTGGTTTTTATATCACGTATCTCGTAAAACGTTTTAAAGAATTGAAAAGTAGAAAAGAGATTGTTCCCGTGTATTTCAATGTGGGTTTATTGCTTTTAATATTTATAGCTGCTCCTATTGCATTTATTTACCTAGCTATATCACACTCGATAGCTGTAAATGTTGTTGCCGTAATTGCTTTTATGGTAGTTCTTGTAGTTGCACTATATATTATTCGTGCTTTAATGCATAAAAATATATACCATGTTTTCCTGCTTATTGTCCTCGCTGTTATTTGTACGGCCATAGGAAGTCTATCAGTTCTTAAAAACAACCTGTTTAATGATCATTACAGTGTATTTAACGATGAGGTTCTCGAAAGTAGCACACCACTGTACAGTTTTGAAATGGGCGCTCCTGAAGTGTTCTGGGGAGCTGAAAGGGAAGTGGTTATTCTTGACTCTGAAGAGACTGTGGTGCTAGATGAGAGGTTCCACTTACTGTTATGTTCAGATTGTGAAGCGGTTCTCTCAGAAAAATTTAAGGGCTATCAAGCAACGTTTGTTCAAGACTTTGATTTTAATTACAACGCTACAGATAGTAGAGCTTATAAAGATAGAAAGTCTGGAAAAGTGTATGAGATGATTAAGGTGGGAAAATAG
- a CDS encoding glycosyltransferase family 2 protein, protein MEYRLTIVVPVYNEEDNLARVESEFVAYFKTAVAKSKVLFVNDGSKDTSLDIIKEICARNTDFEYIAFTENCGLSAAIKAGFDHADTELVGYIDSDLQTSPEDFNVLIKEIGPYDLVTGVRADRKDKFVKNMSSKIANGIRRSFTHDGMDDTGCPLKIIKTEYAQRIPMFKGLHRFLPAMILLQHGKVKQVPVRHFPRIAGEAKFGVWNRLVGPLMDCFAYLWMKKKYINYKVGSTSRG, encoded by the coding sequence ATGGAGTATCGTCTTACTATCGTAGTCCCAGTTTATAATGAAGAAGATAACCTCGCAAGGGTGGAATCTGAATTTGTAGCTTATTTTAAAACTGCTGTAGCAAAGAGTAAGGTGCTGTTTGTAAACGATGGTTCTAAGGATACCAGTCTTGATATTATCAAGGAGATTTGCGCTAGAAATACTGACTTTGAGTATATCGCATTCACAGAAAATTGCGGACTAAGTGCCGCAATTAAAGCTGGATTTGATCACGCAGATACAGAACTCGTGGGTTATATAGATAGTGATTTACAAACATCTCCAGAAGATTTTAATGTGCTTATTAAAGAAATAGGACCTTATGATCTTGTAACTGGTGTACGTGCAGATCGTAAGGATAAGTTTGTGAAAAACATGTCTTCAAAGATTGCAAATGGAATACGCCGTTCCTTTACACATGACGGGATGGATGACACTGGTTGTCCGCTTAAAATTATAAAAACGGAGTATGCGCAGCGCATACCTATGTTTAAAGGATTGCACCGTTTTCTTCCTGCAATGATTTTGTTGCAACATGGGAAAGTAAAACAAGTTCCTGTGCGTCACTTCCCGCGTATTGCTGGGGAGGCAAAATTTGGCGTTTGGAATAGATTAGTGGGTCCTCTTATGGATTGCTTTGCCTATCTCTGGATGAAGAAAAAATACATCAACTATAAAGTAGGAAGCACAAGCCGTGGATAG
- a CDS encoding carbon-nitrogen hydrolase family protein, translating to MSQSNHLKVALAQIAPVWGNREETIKKIKIAIQEAAENEAELIVFGEGLLPGYPYWLSLTDGAAWDTKVVKELHAHYARNAVDVERGDLDEICALSKYYNIAIYLGIIEKPMDRGGASLYCSLVYINQNGEIQSVHRKLQPTYDERLTWAPGDGHGLKVHPLKQFTVGGLNCWENWMPLPRAAMYAQGENLHIAVWPGSDYNTKDITRFIARESRSYVISVSSRMAIATDFPEDTPHLKEILKRAPERSSNGGSCIAGPDGEFILPPDIETEGNIYHTLDFNRVYEERQNFDPSGHYSRPDVTKLTVNRERQSTVTFND from the coding sequence ATGTCACAGTCTAATCATTTAAAAGTTGCTCTTGCTCAAATCGCTCCAGTCTGGGGAAATAGGGAAGAGACGATTAAAAAAATAAAAATCGCCATTCAAGAAGCTGCCGAAAATGAGGCAGAACTCATTGTTTTTGGAGAAGGGTTGTTGCCTGGGTATCCATATTGGTTATCGCTCACAGATGGTGCGGCATGGGATACAAAAGTGGTGAAGGAATTACATGCGCACTACGCGAGAAATGCTGTAGATGTAGAGCGTGGTGATCTAGATGAAATATGTGCATTATCGAAATATTACAATATTGCAATATATCTTGGAATCATTGAAAAACCAATGGATCGAGGAGGAGCAAGTTTATATTGCTCCTTAGTGTATATCAATCAAAATGGAGAAATACAATCTGTTCACCGCAAATTACAACCTACCTATGATGAGCGATTAACTTGGGCGCCAGGAGATGGTCACGGTCTAAAAGTGCATCCTCTTAAACAATTTACAGTGGGCGGTCTTAACTGCTGGGAGAACTGGATGCCATTACCACGAGCTGCTATGTATGCGCAAGGTGAAAATTTACATATTGCCGTATGGCCAGGGAGTGATTACAATACGAAAGATATCACACGCTTTATCGCAAGAGAATCTCGTAGTTATGTAATCTCTGTGTCTAGCAGAATGGCAATTGCTACTGATTTTCCAGAAGATACTCCTCACCTTAAAGAAATTTTAAAGCGCGCCCCAGAGCGTTCATCAAATGGTGGTTCTTGCATTGCAGGACCGGATGGCGAATTCATCTTACCTCCAGATATAGAAACAGAAGGTAATATATATCACACCTTAGATTTTAATAGAGTGTATGAGGAACGTCAGAATTTTGATCCTTCTGGGCATTATTCTCGTCCAGATGTGACTAAGCTAACAGTTAACAGAGAACGTCAGAGCACGGTAACCTTTAATGATTAA